A single window of Egibacteraceae bacterium DNA harbors:
- a CDS encoding patatin-like phospholipase family protein produces the protein MRLGLVLSGGGAKGSFEAGVVAAIEDAGLRPDVVSGTSAGALNTAAIAAGFDAARLAELWTSIGDADVFRLRRDVWRMPRLQELLAGGNLAGRLLATVGWTWFLDNAPLRDTLVDALGGARVPVRTDLVAMVSAVVQATGELVRFTSARPPPHRNSSRFRVVDLDVDHLVASAAIPLVFRPGRVDGVDFWDGGIVANTPLAPVLAYEPDTVIVVTTATRQRPAPTPANLGEALSLLIDNVLAHSLHNDLARAEVLNELAHAAPSATTAREVTFLVVEPEGLDLGEGLRFDPRQAARNIAMGREAGRRALADWRRAGQLP, from the coding sequence GTGCGCCTGGGGCTGGTGCTGTCGGGCGGCGGCGCGAAGGGGTCGTTCGAGGCGGGCGTGGTGGCGGCGATCGAGGACGCGGGGTTGCGTCCCGACGTCGTGTCGGGCACCTCCGCCGGGGCGCTGAACACCGCGGCCATCGCGGCCGGCTTCGACGCCGCGCGCCTCGCCGAGCTCTGGACGTCGATCGGCGACGCCGACGTCTTCCGACTGCGCCGCGACGTGTGGCGCATGCCTCGCCTGCAAGAGCTGCTGGCGGGGGGCAACCTCGCGGGGCGCCTGCTCGCCACCGTGGGGTGGACCTGGTTCCTCGACAACGCGCCGTTGCGTGACACGCTGGTCGACGCCCTCGGCGGTGCGCGCGTGCCCGTCCGCACGGACCTCGTCGCGATGGTGTCGGCCGTGGTGCAGGCCACCGGTGAGCTCGTGCGCTTCACCAGCGCCCGCCCGCCACCCCACCGCAACAGCTCGCGATTCCGCGTCGTCGACCTGGACGTCGACCACCTGGTCGCCAGCGCGGCCATCCCGCTGGTGTTCCGACCCGGGCGGGTCGACGGCGTGGATTTCTGGGACGGCGGCATCGTCGCGAACACCCCGCTCGCGCCCGTGCTCGCCTACGAACCCGACACCGTCATCGTCGTCACCACGGCTACCCGGCAACGGCCCGCTCCCACGCCGGCCAACCTCGGCGAGGCCCTGTCCCTGCTGATCGACAACGTGCTCGCGCACTCCCTGCACAACGACCTGGCCAGGGCCGAGGTCCTGAACGAGCTGGCGCACGCCGCCCCGTCCGCCACGACGGCCCGCGAGGTGACGTTCCTGGTCGTGGAGCCCGAGGGCCTGGACCTCGGCGAGGGCCTGCGCTTCGACCCGCGCCAGGCCGCGCGCAACATCGCGATGGGACGAGAGGCCGGTCGGCGTGCCCTCGCCGACTGGCGGCGAGCCGGTCAGCTGCCCTGA
- a CDS encoding HIT family protein: MASVFTKIMDGELPGRFVWRDELCAAFLSINPLNPGHVLVVPRQEIEHWIDLDLGTWEHLTRVSKAIGSALQRGYRPAKVGMMLAGLEVPHVHIHLVPINDVHDLDFAQADPDPDADELDLAADTIRESLRSLGVSGVSDS, translated from the coding sequence ATGGCGAGTGTGTTCACGAAGATCATGGACGGCGAGCTGCCCGGGCGGTTCGTGTGGCGCGACGAGCTGTGTGCCGCCTTCCTGTCCATCAACCCGCTGAACCCGGGCCATGTGCTGGTCGTGCCCCGCCAGGAGATCGAGCACTGGATCGACCTCGACCTCGGGACCTGGGAGCACCTCACCCGGGTGTCCAAGGCGATCGGGTCCGCGCTGCAGCGCGGCTACCGGCCCGCCAAGGTCGGGATGATGCTGGCCGGTCTCGAAGTGCCGCACGTGCACATCCACCTCGTGCCCATCAACGACGTCCACGACCTCGACTTCGCGCAGGCCGATCCTGACCCCGACGCCGACGAGCTCGACCTGGCTGCGGACACCATCCGCGAGTCCCTGCGCAGTCTCGGGGTCAGCGGCGTGTCCGACTCGTGA
- a CDS encoding prolyl oligopeptidase family serine peptidase: MDYPHTPTVDQVDDYHGTPVADPFRWLEDPDAPAVRDWIHEQNQVTQRWLGEVTARPAIRARLAELWDHPRASAPWRRGGSWFQMRNTGLQNQDVLWTMAAPGEPGRVLLDPNELSAEGTVALSATSLSEDGTLLAYATSAAGSDWMTWRVRAVATGADRSDELAWSKFAGAAWSPANTGFYYARFDAPGEGGDHAEANRVHQLRYHRLGDAQDDDVLVYARPDEPDWILSPAVTQDGRWLVVHISEGTDPRTRVWVQELGVDTALRPLLDDHDAAYFVVGTDGDELYVLTDRDAPRMRVVALDAADPTRMREVVGEGQDTLQSARIVGGRLVVVRLHHARSRLRLHDLDGTPGPDVALPDIATVSSLTGRAADDAFHVGVVTYTQPQTVYRVDVATERVTLVQPPSLDVDADAYVAEQVFVERPDGVRVPMFLVRRGDVEADGQAPTRLYGYGGFNISLTPGFGVAGLVWLERGGILAVANLRGGGEYGRGWHDAGRLANKQTVFDDAIACAQWLVDAGWTRPERLAIQGGSNGGLLAAACVVQRPDLFGACVPEVGVLDLLRFHRFTIGWAWTSDYGDPDDPEQFAWVRAYSPLHNLVPGTRYPATLITTGDHDDRVVPAHSFKFAAALQAAQDPGGPPTLIRIETDAGHGAGKPTAKLIDERADVLAFLVRALGVDS; the protein is encoded by the coding sequence ATGGACTACCCGCACACGCCGACCGTCGACCAGGTGGACGACTATCACGGCACCCCGGTCGCCGACCCGTTCCGGTGGTTGGAGGACCCCGACGCCCCGGCTGTGCGCGACTGGATCCACGAGCAGAACCAGGTGACGCAGCGCTGGCTCGGGGAGGTCACGGCCCGCCCGGCCATCCGCGCGCGGCTCGCCGAGCTCTGGGACCACCCGCGCGCCAGCGCCCCGTGGCGGCGTGGCGGCTCCTGGTTCCAGATGCGCAACACCGGCCTGCAGAACCAGGACGTGCTGTGGACCATGGCGGCACCCGGCGAGCCGGGCCGCGTGTTGCTCGACCCCAACGAGCTGTCCGCCGAGGGGACGGTCGCCCTCTCGGCGACATCGCTCAGCGAGGACGGCACGTTGCTCGCCTATGCGACCAGCGCCGCCGGCTCGGACTGGATGACCTGGCGGGTGCGGGCCGTCGCGACCGGCGCGGACAGGTCCGACGAGCTGGCGTGGAGCAAGTTCGCCGGGGCGGCGTGGTCGCCCGCCAACACCGGCTTCTACTACGCGCGCTTCGACGCGCCGGGCGAGGGCGGCGACCACGCCGAGGCCAACCGGGTCCACCAGCTGCGCTACCACCGGCTCGGCGACGCCCAGGACGACGACGTGCTGGTGTACGCCCGCCCCGACGAGCCCGACTGGATCCTGTCGCCCGCGGTGACCCAGGACGGGCGCTGGCTCGTCGTGCACATCTCGGAGGGCACCGACCCCCGCACACGGGTGTGGGTTCAGGAGCTCGGGGTGGACACGGCACTGCGGCCGCTGCTGGACGACCACGATGCCGCCTACTTCGTGGTCGGCACCGACGGCGACGAGCTCTACGTGCTGACCGACCGCGATGCCCCCCGCATGCGGGTCGTGGCGCTCGACGCGGCGGACCCGACGCGCATGCGCGAGGTCGTCGGGGAAGGGCAGGACACCTTGCAGAGCGCGCGCATCGTCGGCGGTCGTCTCGTGGTTGTTCGGCTGCACCACGCACGGAGTCGGCTGCGGCTGCACGACCTGGACGGCACACCCGGTCCGGACGTCGCCCTGCCCGATATCGCGACGGTATCGAGCCTGACCGGGCGCGCCGCCGACGACGCGTTCCACGTCGGGGTCGTCACCTACACCCAGCCCCAGACCGTCTACCGCGTCGACGTGGCGACGGAGCGCGTGACCCTCGTGCAACCGCCGAGCCTTGACGTGGACGCCGACGCCTACGTGGCCGAGCAGGTCTTCGTGGAGCGCCCGGACGGCGTGCGGGTCCCGATGTTCCTCGTTCGGCGTGGTGACGTCGAGGCCGACGGGCAGGCGCCGACCAGGCTGTACGGCTACGGGGGTTTCAACATCTCCCTCACCCCCGGGTTCGGGGTGGCGGGACTCGTGTGGCTGGAGCGGGGCGGGATCCTGGCCGTCGCCAACCTCCGGGGCGGGGGGGAGTACGGACGCGGCTGGCACGACGCCGGCCGGCTGGCGAATAAGCAGACCGTCTTCGACGACGCGATCGCGTGCGCGCAGTGGCTGGTCGATGCGGGCTGGACACGCCCCGAGCGCCTGGCGATCCAGGGCGGATCCAACGGCGGGCTGCTTGCGGCGGCCTGCGTGGTCCAGCGCCCCGACCTGTTCGGCGCCTGCGTGCCCGAGGTGGGCGTGCTCGACCTGCTGCGGTTCCACCGCTTCACGATCGGCTGGGCGTGGACCAGCGACTACGGCGACCCCGACGACCCCGAGCAGTTCGCCTGGGTCCGGGCCTACTCGCCGCTGCACAACCTCGTTCCGGGCACGCGCTATCCCGCCACCCTGATCACGACCGGGGACCACGACGACCGGGTCGTGCCCGCCCACTCGTTCAAGTTCGCGGCGGCATTGCAGGCTGCCCAGGACCCGGGTGGGCCGCCGACGCTGATCCGCATCGAGACCGACGCGGGGCACGGCGCGGGCAAGCCAACCGCCAAGCTGATCGACGAGCGCGCCGACGTCCTCGCCTTCCTGGTGCGCGCGCTCGGCGTCGACAGCTGA
- a CDS encoding J domain-containing protein, translating to MHDLYELLGVSRDATEDEIKRAYRKRARESHPDAGGDADDFKELTTAYEVLKNPEARANYDQYGDPRGPGGSAGGDPFAGFGDLGDLIDAFFGGGMSGGMGGFSSGRSRSARGGPQSGRDAIVGVTLTLEEAAAGVRRDLEVTVARPCDACEATGATGDAGPVTCATCNGQGAVQQVARSVFGQMLTTTPCPTCRGEGSQVTDPCPACGGEGRLEVADTVTVDVPPGVDTGTRLRVSGRGEAGRRGGAVGDLYVSVEVGEHDVFTREGNDLHCELRVPMTQAALGAELKLPTLHGEQVVTVPAGTHTGDIITLRRQGMPKLGGGGARGTLHVHCRVSTPTDLDEEQQSLLRQLAEARGEDVPAEHRRLFSRLKGAFRQ from the coding sequence GTGCACGACCTGTATGAGCTCCTCGGCGTCAGCCGTGACGCCACCGAGGACGAGATCAAGCGTGCCTACCGCAAGCGCGCCCGCGAGTCGCACCCCGACGCGGGCGGTGACGCGGACGACTTCAAGGAGCTGACGACCGCCTACGAGGTCCTGAAGAACCCGGAGGCGCGCGCCAACTACGACCAGTACGGCGACCCGCGAGGCCCGGGCGGGTCCGCCGGCGGGGACCCGTTCGCCGGGTTCGGCGACCTCGGCGACCTGATCGATGCCTTCTTCGGTGGCGGCATGAGCGGCGGCATGGGTGGCTTCAGCAGCGGCCGCAGCCGTTCCGCCCGGGGTGGCCCCCAGAGCGGTCGCGACGCGATCGTCGGCGTCACGCTGACCCTGGAGGAGGCCGCAGCCGGTGTCCGTCGGGATCTCGAGGTCACCGTGGCGCGGCCCTGCGATGCCTGCGAGGCAACCGGCGCGACCGGCGACGCCGGTCCGGTCACGTGTGCCACGTGCAATGGGCAGGGCGCCGTCCAGCAGGTGGCCCGCAGCGTGTTCGGCCAGATGCTCACCACCACCCCGTGCCCGACGTGCCGGGGCGAGGGCTCGCAGGTCACCGACCCGTGCCCGGCATGCGGGGGGGAGGGTCGCCTGGAGGTCGCCGACACCGTCACCGTCGATGTGCCGCCCGGGGTGGACACCGGCACGCGCCTGCGGGTGAGCGGACGCGGTGAGGCCGGCCGGCGCGGGGGCGCGGTCGGGGACCTGTACGTGAGCGTGGAGGTCGGCGAGCACGATGTGTTCACCCGCGAGGGCAACGACCTGCACTGCGAGCTGCGTGTGCCGATGACCCAGGCGGCGCTCGGGGCGGAGCTGAAGCTGCCGACGCTTCACGGCGAGCAGGTGGTCACCGTGCCGGCCGGCACCCACACCGGTGACATCATCACGTTGCGCCGCCAGGGGATGCCCAAGCTCGGCGGGGGTGGCGCCCGTGGCACCCTCCACGTGCACTGCCGCGTGTCGACACCCACCGACCTCGACGAGGAGCAGCAGTCCCTGCTGCGCCAGCTCGCCGAGGCGCGCGGCGAGGACGTGCCCGCCGAGCACCGGCGGCTGTTCAGCCGCCTGAAGGGCGCCTTTCGCCAGTGA